One Xiphophorus maculatus strain JP 163 A chromosome 10, X_maculatus-5.0-male, whole genome shotgun sequence genomic region harbors:
- the LOC102219373 gene encoding alpha-tectorin-like isoform X33, producing MAGRILLPLLLLSATAGVATQTTTASETTQAGISTQRQAGVSTQSQAGISTQRQAGVSTQSQAGLSTQRQAGVSTQSQAGVSTQSQAGISTQRQAGVSTQSQAGISTQRQAGVSTQSQAGMTNQSQAGLSTQRQAGVSTQSQAGVTNQSQAGLSTQQQAGVSTQSQAGFSTQRQAGVSTQSQAGLSTQQQAGVSTQSQAGFSTQRQAGVSTQSQAGVTNQSQAGLSTQRQAGVTSQSQAGLSTQQQAGVSTQSQAGFSTQRQAGVSTQSQAGVTNQSQAGFSTQRQAGVSTQSQAGVTNQSQAGFSTQRQAGVSTQSQAGVTNQSQAGLSTQQQAGVTSQSQAGLSTQRQAGVSTQSQAGLSTQRQAGMTNQSQAGLSTQQQAGVSTQSQAGLSTQRQAGVSTQSQAGMTNQSQAGLSTQQQAGVSTQSQAGLSTQRQAGVSTQSQAGVTNQSQAGLSTQRQAGVSTQSQAGLSTQRQAGVSTQSQAGLSTQQQAGVSTQSQAGVSTQSQAGMSTQSQAGVSTQRQAGVTPQSQGPLYPIAGTISSQSDDGSSPAISLLRSFNYFGQSYSQIYVNHNGDLTFDAPWYSYTPQRFPMYGSKDVIAPFWTDLDNRGNGDIYYIQYTSGSILQQVTQDINRYFPALNFQANWVFIATWHEVAYFPTTGTQTTFQAVLTTNGQYSFVLMNYGSIASTSRYVQAGYDTISSSHHFTIPGSFSSDATGPNSTFSLGSNVNVPGRWAFRVDHGSLVCNFNGQPVQLGDSFWSDSTCAQKCICTRAGLQCSNNPCSFSQICRPAAFQYSCQTVQRQTCTVTGDPHYYTFDNSVFHFQGTCTYVLSEQCQNGLPYYRVEGKNGHQGSTHVSWTVLVKVFVHDENIELVKGHQSQAKVNGSFVSTPFSLRNGSIQVYQSGFSVIISTDFGLMVSYDRFLYVRISLPYTYQNSTCGLCGNFNNRPEDDFRTREGEVVSSDVDFANSWKAAGDDEPGCDPHCSGLACAGCTAAQTALYRNSAHCGILENSTGPFAACHQQLPPRSFVDSCVYDLCVSGGYQPILCQALNVYSSQCQQNGIQPQSWRRSGFCEIPCPANSHFEAQGTGCPSTCVNPNSTNNCPLPNQESCVCNSGYLLSGGVCVPHSDCGCSFEGHYYRSGETVILDADCGRRCTCRFGSMTCSSHTCGQHESCRVEDGVRGCRPNSFATCWTRGPGSYNTFDGVMYQYPGACRLTLAKVMGSSDRTHFMITVEKVPQGPQGFSNVLKFEAQGTQVAIEMSNTSTVKVDGQLTRLPFSSGSNRIRIFQSSTHSVILRTAFGVTLQTVWPHFVRVTAPGVYSGLLGGLCGNYNADQNDDFRTPNGTLVTDSQMFGDSWRDGSLADHCVESRPRNPATNLRSSEYCGVLTSPTGPFTSCWAAVNPWQQVDACVEILQGSRDPASTLCEVLRDYALMCQHNDGSLGQWRNATGCVPTCPSNSHYELCGSSCPSSCPSLSFPFTCDTQCQEGCQCNDGFVLNGNQCVPPTSCGCFHDGRYRQAGEQFWDGEACQSFCTCNGVTGVVQCSPNSCGPQESCHVVGGEFGCHPNPHGTCSASGDPHYLTFDGKAYDFQGTCRYVLATVCNDTVDLHQFSVKAKNEPWFGLPVSITAEVVVDVLGYEVRMSRGNIGTVEVNGITRNLPIVFNGSLSIFGSGSQTFVNAAFGLSVMYDGSSTVSISVPPSYRGNMCGLCGNFNGNQTDDFHTPSGALSNTADAFGAAWKVPGNHTCSDGCGSSCAQCNDDRSARAQCEVIRAADGPFSFCHEEVDPAPYFSDCVFDVCVSGNRGSDLLCRALETYVSACQSANVRIYPWRQNTTCRTECPANSHYELCGTDCGHTCASSIDAACDHVCSEGCFCDEGFSRSGTSCVPVESCGCQHDGFYFNAGESFWTDGCSQQCECQAPNVLICSPSSCTPTQECTIRDGQLGCYDAMSTCTVLGDPHYITFDGALTHFQGSCSYVITESLRHSNNETQYKVVATNKHRGNNFVSFVSSVDIFLSNHPESAHVRLGPNKRVKVNGAEVSLPTTAGTFGQVMRQGSYIVFNAADVVVQFDGSSTLLVRMGRNYQNRVSGMCGNFNGDPNDDKVLPNGTLAQNDNQFGHSWKSETSQEGCGSTDQRSGDGLSDCRFIEEYKELCRVITNTSGPFSSCHLHSNPQPFFTSCVYDLCLYTPANGMLCSAVSAYEKTCTNLGLSIPNWRSPLRCAETDPCEQLDCAEYEWCGKKNGVYGCFCDEQHHRPNNESYDSNIECSSSSGTMSVSRCQLFEAGFHSSALHLHDSSCNGTLQDGRLIFHFDNDGHLCGTALRSNGTHFMYENTIQGHVDPHGGLISRERNLHLDFSCVYPLAQALSMAVGINPVESILRKKLPVGTGSYSVRMIPYEDEGFHFPLSTNGNIELEVDQMFYMEVRTEGVDQRQFATVLDSCWATPVNQANYPVRWDLIASQCPNPEDGTVEVIQNGVSTVSRFSFRMFSFTNHTQIYLHCSVHLCLLRNNNCRAHCYPGYHTLFKRDVSYHDSSALSIGPLVLVAQPNTGGLIQRNGVNRKISTSDGTGHLASIVTLIVSLLMTRILVN from the exons ctGGATTGTCAACTCAACAACAAG ctGGAGTGTCAACTCAAAGTCAAG ctgGATTTTCAACTCAGCGTCAAG ctGGAGTGTCAACTCAAAGTCAAG ctGGAGTGACAAATCAAAGTCAAG ctgGATTTTCAACTCAGCGTCAAG ctGGAGTGTCAACTCAAAGTCAAG ctGGAGTGACAAATCAAAGTCAAG ctgGATTTTCAACTCAGCGTCAAG ctGGAGTGTCAACTCAAAGTCAAG ctGGAGTGACAAATCAAAGTCAAG ctGGATTGTCAACTCAACAACAAG ctGGAGTGACATCTCAAAGTCAAG ctgGATTGTCAACTCAGCGTCAAG ctGGAGTGTCAACACAAAGTCAAG ctgGATTGTCAACTCAGCGTCAAG ctGGAATGACAAATCAAAGTCAAG ctGGATTGTCAACTCAACAACAAG ctGGAGTGTCAACTCAAAGTCAAG ctgGATTGTCAACTCAGCGTCAAG ctGGAGTGTCAACTCAAAGTCAAG ctGGAATGACAAATCAAAGTCAAG ctgGATTGTCAACTCAACAACAAG ctGGAGTGTCAACACAAAGTCAAG ctgGATTGTCAACTCAGCGTCAAG ctGGAGTGTCAACTCAAAGTCAAG ctGGAGTGACAAATCAAAGTCAAG ctgGATTGTCAACTCAGCGTCAAG ctGGAGTGTCAACACAAAGTCAAG ctgGATTGTCAACTCAGCGTCAAG ctGGAGTGTCAACTCAAAGTCAAG ctGGATTGTCAACTCAACAACAAG ctGGAGTGTCAACTCAAAGTCAAG ctGGAGTGTCAACTCAAAGTCAAG CTGGAATGTCAACTCAAAGTCAAG ctgGAGTATCAACTCAGCGTCAAG CTGGAGTGACACCTCAAAGTCAAG gaCCCCTCTACCCAATTGCTGGAACAATAAGCTCTCAATCAGATGATGGAAGCTCACCTGCAATTTCACTCCTACGATCCTTTAACTATTTTGGACAGTCTTACTCTCAGATTTAC GTGAACCACAACGGAGATCTGACCTTTGATGCACCATGGTATAGTTATACTCCTCAACGTTTTCCAATGTATGGAAGCAAAGACGTCATTGCTCCGTTCTGGACTGATTTAGACAACAGAGGAAATGGTGATATCTACTATATTCAGTACACCAGCGGCTCTATTCTCCAACAAGTTACACAGGACATCAATAGATACTTCCCAGCTCTTAACTTTCAGGCAAACTGGGTCTTCATAGCAACATGGCATGAAGTTGCCTATTTTCCAACAACTGGAACA CAAACAACCTTTCAGGCAGTCTTGACTACCAATGGCCAATATTCATTTGTGCTGATGAATTATGGCTCAATAGCCTCCACGTCAAGATATGTACAG GCTGGATACGATACGATCAGTTCCTCTCACCACTTCACCATCCCTGGATCATTCTCTAGTGACGCAACCGGACCTAACTCAACTTTTAGTCTTGGCAGTAATGTCAACGTACCCGGTCGCTGGGCCTTCCGTGTCGATCATGGATCATTAGTCTGTAATTTTAATG gtcaACCTGTTCAACTTGGTGACTCTTTCTGGAGTGACAGCACCTGTGCACAGAAATGCATCTGCACCAGAGCAGGGCTGCAATGCTCCAACAATCCCTGCTCCTTCTCCCAAATCTGTCGGCCAGCTGCCTTTCAGTACTCCTGCCAGACTGTGCAAAGACAAACCTGCACCGTCACTGGAGATCCACATTACTACACCTTTGACAACTCAGTGTTTCACTTTCAAGGCACATGCACTTACGTTCTGTCAGAGCAGTGTCAGAACGGACTGCCCTACTACAGAGTGGAGGGGAAGAATGGGCATCAGGGTAGCACTCATGTTTCATGGACAGTACTGGTCAAAGTCTTTGTTCATGATGAAAATATCGAGCTGGTTAAAGGACATCAAAGTCAGGCCAAG GTCAACGGAAGCTTTGTATCAACTCCGTTTTCCCTCAGAAACGGCTCTATCCAGGTTTATCAGTCAGGTTTCTCTGTGATCATCAGCACTGACTTTGGCCTGATGGTTTCTTATGACAGGTTTTTATATGTCCGAATCAGTTTGCCCTACACTTACCAAAATAGCACATGTGGGCTCTGCGGAAACTTCAACAATCGCCCTGAGGATGACTTTCGAACCCGTGAAGGTGAAGTGGTGAGCTCTGATGTGGATTTTGCCAACAGCTGGAAAGCTGCTGGTGATGATGAGCCTGGCTGTGATCCTCATTGTTCAGGTCTGGCCTGTGCTGGCTGCACAGCAGCTCAGACAGCACTGTACAGAAACTCTGCCCACTGTGGTATTCTTGAGAACAGCACAGGTCCGTTTGCTGCATGCCATCAACAACTTCCTCCAAGATCTTTTGTGGACAGCTGTGTGTATGATCTCTGTGTCAGTGGAGGGTATCAACCCATTCTGTGCCAAGCCCTAAATGTCTACTCAAGTCAGTGTCAACAAAATGGGATCCAGCCGCAAAGCTGGCGGCGTTCTGGCTTCTGTG AAATCCCCTGCCCAGCCAATAGCCACTTTGAGGCCCAGGGTACAGGATGTCCATCTACATGTGTCAACCCCAATTCCACCAACAACTGCCCCCTCCCAAACCAAGAGAGCTGTGTCTGCAATTCAGGCTACCTCCTGAGTGGAGGGGTCTGTGTCCCTCATTCTGACTGTGGCTGCAGCTTTGAGGGTCACTACTACCGCTCAGGAGAAACTGTCATACTGGATGCAGACTGTGGGAGGCGCTGTACATGCAGATTTGGCTCCATGACTTGCAGCTCTCACACCTGTGGCCAACATGAGTCCTGCAGGGTGGAGGATGGAGTAAGAGGTTGCAGACCAAACAGCTTTGCAACATGTTGGACAAGAGGCCCAGGATCATACAATACATTTGATGGAGTGATGTATCAGTACCCTGGAGCATGTCGCCTGACCCTTGCCAAAGTTATGGGATCCTCTGATCGCACACACTTCATGattactgtggaaaaagttcctCAGGGGCCACAGGGTTTCTCTAATGTGCTAAAATTTGAGGCACAGGGAACACAAGTTGCTATTGAGATGTCAAATACTAGCACCGTTAAG GTTGATGGCCAACTGACCAGACTGCCATTCAGCTCTGGATCCAACAGAATCCGTATCTTCCAAAGCAGCACTCACAGTGTCATCCTTCGCACAGCCTTTGGTGTAACTCTGCAGACTGTCTGGCCTCATTTTGTCCGTGTCACTGCACCAGGTGTCTACAGTGGTTTATTAGGTGGACTTTGTGGAAACTACAATGCTGACCAGAATGACGATTTCCGTACACCCAATGGTACTCTAGTCACTGACTCCCAGATGTTTGGGGACAGTTGGCGAGATGGCTCCCTGGCAGATCACTGTGTGGAAAGCAGACCTCGTAATCCTGCAACCAATTTACGTTCCAGTGAGTACTGTGGAGTTCTTACTTCACCCACTGGGCCCTTTACATCATGCTGGGCTGCAGTGAACCCCTGGCAGCAGGTAGATGCATGTGTAGAAATCCTCCAAGGCTCCAGAGATCCAGCATCAACGCTGTGTGAGGTCCTCCGAGATTATGCACTGATGTGTCAACATAACGATGGATCCTTGGGACAGTGGAGGAATGCAACTGGCTGTG TACCAACCTGTCCATCAAACAGTCATTATGAACTCTGTGGAAGTTCATGTCCGTCTTCCTGCCCCAGCCTCTCCTTCCCCTTCACCTGTGACACTCAGTGCCAGGAGGGATGCCAGTGTAATGATGGGTTTGTCCTCAATGGTAACCAGTGTGTGCCTCCAACATCCTGTGGATGCTTTCATGATGGACGATATCGGCAAGCTGGAGAACAGTTCTGGGATGGAGAAGCATGTCAGAGCTTTTGCACCTGTAATGGTGTAACTGGTGTAGTCCAATGTTCCCCAAATTCATGTGGACCTCAGGAGTCCTGCCATGTTGTGGGGGGTGAGTTTGGCTGCCATCCCAACCCTCATGGCACCTGCTCGGCCTCTGGAGACCCTCACTACCTGACCTTTGATGGCAAGGCTTATGACTTCCAGGGAACCTGCCGCTATGTTCTGGCAACAGTGTGCAATGACACTGTGGACCTTCACCAGTTTTCTGTGAAAGCAAAGAATGAACCGTGGTTTGGACTGCCAGTTTCTATCACGGCTGAAGTGGTTGTTGATGTCTTGGGCTATGAAGTGCGTATGTCGAGAGGCAACATTGGTACTGTGGAG GTGAATGGAATCACAAGAAACCTGCCCATTGTTTTCAATGGAAGCCTGTCAATTTTTGGAAGTGGATCTCAAACATTTGTCAACGCAGCTTTTGGACTGAGCGTCATGTATGATGGAAGTAGCACAGTGTCCATTTCGGTGCCCCCAAGCTACAG AGGAAACATGTGTGGACTTTGTGGAAACTTCAATGGAAATCAAACTGATGATTTCCACACTCCAAGTGGAGCATTGTCCAACACTGCAGATGCTTTTGGGGCAGCTTGGAAGGTTCCTGGAAACCACACCTGTAGTGACGGCTGTGGCTCTTCATGCGCACAATGCAATGATGACCGATCTGCCAGGGCCCAGTGTGAGGTGATCCGGGCAGCTGACGGCCCCTTCAGCTTCTGCCACGAGGAGGTGGATCCAGCACCATATTTCAGTGACTGCGTCTTTGATGTCTGCGTGTCGGGAAATCGAGGCAGTGATCTCCTGTGCAGGGCTCTAGAGACATACGTCAGTGCCTGTCAGTCTGCTAATGTCCGAATCTACCCTTGGAGACAAAACACCACTTGCA gaACTGAGTGCCCAGCCAACAGCCATTATGAGCTGTGTGGAACAGACTGCGGCCACACCTGTGCCAGCAGCATTGATGCTGCCTGTGACCATGTTTGCTCTGAGGGATGTTTCTGTGATGAAGGTTTTTCCAGGAGTGGAACAAGCTGTGTGCCTGTGGAGAGCTGTGGCTGTCAGCATGACGGCTTCTATTTCAAT GCCGGTGAGTCCTTCTGGACAGACGGTTGCTCCCAACAGTGTGAATGTCAAGCGCCCAATGTCCTGATCTGCAGTCCCTCATCATGCACTCCTACACAAGAGTGCACCATCAGAGATGGCCAGCTGGGCTGTTACGACGCCATGTCTACCTGTACTGTATTGGGTGACCCACACTACATCACCTTCGATGGAGCCCTAACTCATTTCCAGGGATCATGCTCTTACGTCATCACTGAAAGCTTGAGACACAGCAACAATGAAACTCAGTACAAAGTCGTGGCCACCAACAAGCACAGAGGAAACAACTTTGTGTCTTTCGTGTCATCAGTTGATATATTCCTCTCAAATCATCCAGAGAGTGCTCATGTCAGACTCGGACCGAACAAGAGAGTCAag GTAAATGGAGCAGAGGTTTCTCTTCCCACCACTGCAGGAACTTTTGGTCAGGTGATGAGGCAGGGAAGTTACATAGTGTTTAATGCTGCTGATGTCGTAGTCCAGTTTGATGGCTCCAGTACTTTACTGGTCAGGATGGGCCGCAACTACCAGAACAGAGTTAGTGGAATGTGTGGGAACTTCAATGGTGATCCCAATGATGACAAAGTTTTGCCCAATGGTACTTTGGCCCAAAACGACAACCAGTTTGGCCACAGCTGGAAATCAGAGACAAGCCAAGAAGG ATGTGGATCCACTGATCAGAGAAGTGGTGATGGACTAAGTGACTGCCGCTTCATAGAAGAatacaaagaactctgcagagTCATCACCAACACCAGTGGCCCATTCAGTTCTTGTCACCTGCATTCAAACCCCCAACCAtttttcacttcctgtgtttacGATCTCTGCCTCTATACACCAGCCAATGGCATGCTGTGTTCTGCTGTCTCTGCTTATGAGAAAACCTGCACCAATTTGGGCCTTAGCATCCCCAACTGGCGCTCTCCTTTGCGTTGTG CTGAGACTGACCCCTGTGAACAGCTGGACTGCGCAGAGTATGAGTGGTGTGGTAAGAAAAATGGTGTGTACGGCTGCTTCTGTGACGAGCAACATCATCGACCCAACAATGAGAGCTACG ACTCAAACATTGAATGCTCCAGCAGTTCTGGCACCATGTCAGTGTCTCGCTGCCAGCTGTTTGAAGCGGGCTTCCACTCCAGTGCTCTCCATCTCCATGACAGCTCTTGCAACGGGACTCTCCAGGACGGACGACTCATCTTCCATTTTGACAATGACGGCCATCTGTGTGGGACAGCTCTTAGG AGCAATGGAACTCACTTCATGTATGAGAACACTATTCAAGGGCATGTGGATCCTCATGGAGGTTTGATTAGCCGTGAGAGGAATCTTCATCTGGATTTCTCCTGTGTTTACCCTCTGGCTCAGGCTCTGTCAATGGCTGTGGGCATCAACCCTGTGGAGAG CATTTTGAGGAAGAAGCTTCCTGTTGGCACTGGATCTTATAGTGTGAGGATGATCCCCTATGAGGATGAAGGCTTCCACTTCCCCTTGAGCACTAATGGAAACATAGAACTGGAAGttgatcaaatgttttacatgGAGGTGCGAACAGAAGGGGTGGATCAGCGCCAGTTTGCCACAGTTCTGGACTCTTGCTGGGCCACGCCAGTCAACCAAGCAAACTATCCTGTCCGCTGGGATCTCATTGCTTCGCA GTGTCCTAATCCAGAAGATGGAACCGTAGAGGTGATTCAGAACGGTGTCTCCACTGTGTCTCGTTTCTCCTTCAGGATGTTCAGCTTCACCAACCACACACAGATTTACTTGCACTGCAGTGTCCACTTGTGTCTTTTGAGAAACAACAACTGCAGAGCT cattgCTACCCGGGTTACCACACTCTATTCAAGAGGGACGTATCTTACCATGACTCTTCAGCTCTGTCAATTGGACCACTGGTGCTTGTGGCACAACCAAACACTG GTGGACTAATCCAAAGAAACGGTGTGAATCGAAAGATATCGACGTCAGATGGTACAGGCCATCTGGCATCAATTGTTACCCTGATTGTCAGTTTGCTGATGACCAGAATTCTGGTCAATTAA